The DNA window AAGTACATTGTTTGGAAGAAAAAATTCCCTAATTTTCAAAACATCATTGAAGATAAACTAGACCTGTGATCAAACACTACATGAATCACACCAATAATAAACCATTCATGTTCTTGCatttttaatttcatatatacACTCACACATATAAACATTGATGTTATTTAGTTAATTTGATCCCACACAAAATCGATGATAAATAATCCAAATTACATATCAATTTGAGCATGAAACATCAAGCCCCAAATCACAGAGATTCAACAACTTTAAGCTACAACAGAAGTTCAACCTTAAATTAAACAAAGTAAATTGCAAGAACTAAAAAAACATAACACTAATTCAACAAGTCAACGAAAACAATTAAGAAGAGAGTAAGAAAAAGAAACAACAATAAGAACCTGAACACCACCATCGCCAGAATCAGAAGGAGCAAGAATTGGACCAGGCAGAGATCGATCGACAGAGACCTGAACCGGTACACTAAATCCTTTTCGCGGAAGCCCACTTTCTTTGAAATGGGTCCGATTCCGAGCTTGAGAAGAAGTATTGTGAGCAGCATCGTCGTCATCGTCTTCTTCATCCTTAACTTCATGGCCATCATCCTTAACAAACCCTAGAAAACCAGCTATTCTCCTCAAAAACCTCATCTCCTCACTCAGTCACCACCCTACAACAACTCCCGATCGCCGACGAGACGACACCGTATTGAGCCTGACTCCGCCtctgttttttctatttttttttttctttttctcgaAATTAATTCTAagatttttgttttaaatttatttaatttttttttatatgatttttttcgATTAGATTTGTAATTGTTGAAACAGATTAAATATCATCACATAATTCAGTTTCATCATCCAAATCTAGTTTctatgttttctttctttttgtaaagattttttttatatatataaataaataaatcacgtgcactaaattaaataatcataatagtgtatttatgatatattattattttatttttttgacaaaattaaaataataatattttaagatgTTATACTTTTCATTAGGGATATGCTCGGTTTAGTACTTTAGTTagctaatttattttatatatattattttaatttaaatgatATGAGGgatttgttaattaaaaaaaaaaagaagaagaaatgaatatgagaGATGAATTTTTTTAGATTAGTATCAATGTaagagttttttattttttttagagagaAAGGAAATATTCATTAAGAGGTAATGaaacaaaataacataaaatatagttcaaagagtaaaattataaaaattagatataCTAAGTCGTTTAcaataacatgaaaaaaaaaaatcctatcaactaagagcatctccaatgatAGTATCTTTAAAAAATGCTAAAAATTTacacattatttaaaaatataatattttattttatttatcttccACATCATTTTTGACACTCTTACTTCCAAAGTAAAAACACTCCAATGTATAGTACtctttaaaaatactataattatgATCTCACATACTACTATTTAATATCTATCCTAATTTTTAACTACAATAATGAATAGCATTGATGCTACAACATAACATCTATGCAAATTTTTAGAATGACATCCTCTTCTTTCTAATGTTATAACATCTTAATATTTTGTCACATAATATGTCCACTTCACCAAGCATCCTCTAAATTTTACCATTGGAGATGCTAAGCTATCAATAGTCAAgcataaaaaaaatgtgaagtATATTAGGCTTCCAAACCAAATGAATAGCTTATAGAATCCACTTATCAAAGACTATTAGtcaataattttcaaataaaaattgggACATAAAAACTCTATtatttaaatcataaataaaaaaaataacacgatCAACTATGCTATAATGCTTAATCATAAAATATTGGAGCACATCCAATAAAGATTTGGAGATCTTCAAGATCTGACGACTAAGAAAAAAGACCAAGATATTCTCGCCCAAATGATTTAGAATTATCAATGAGACACCCAGTGACGGACCCATTATTTTTACTTTGTGGGGgcttatttatcattaaaaaatatttatatttatattataatcactcttactagatttatttaattttgtaggttttttttattattttggtctatgattatcaaattaaaaaaattacatttaattttttaaaaggtaatatttttgttagtgggggctatagcccccaaATTGAGAGTAGTGGGTCCGTCCCTGGAGATACCCATAAACTAATAAAAAGCAATACTTGCATCTGGCACCAAACCAATAACAATCCCTACTAATTTAATAGGGTGGTGAAAAAatactattattaaaaaattaaaacaaacaagaaataacaataaaaaaagacACCAAAACGAGCAAACCAAAGACACCAATTTGCCAGTCAACTTCGATCTCCTAAGGATCCCTCCACGCCCTGAAGCCCTCACACACCAAATTTGAACAAGCAACACAGAGACCCATAGTCTGGATCCAAGCCCAATCTCGACCACACCCTCCTCCCACACCCCAGAAACCAAACACAATCTGTAACGCCCtgatttcccgagacgtcacactagctagtccgtttaaaaccatttaagataaagacaataaaagacttctttaatgaaaaataactaagcatgagatctcattatttttaaaaca is part of the Cannabis sativa cultivar Pink pepper isolate KNU-18-1 chromosome 5, ASM2916894v1, whole genome shotgun sequence genome and encodes:
- the LOC115716483 gene encoding uncharacterized protein LOC115716483, with amino-acid sequence MRFLRRIAGFLGFVKDDGHEVKDEEDDDDDAAHNTSSQARNRTHFKESGLPRKGFSVPVQVSVDRSLPGPILAPSDSGDGGVQGLKWYAKRLRIDEDGDVADEFIDEVTRESLSMNTEHEKKPLPKFQAKYGTRPAKVQKQVVLPNGRLQQYVEHQGRLQLV